Sequence from the Panicum virgatum strain AP13 chromosome 5N, P.virgatum_v5, whole genome shotgun sequence genome:
CCCATATTGACATCTTTGGCCTGAAACATGATGCCTTGTGACGACCCTGCCTTCTGACCATCGTTGATATGCTAAGTTTTCATTATCTAAGTAAGGAccgctatctttttttttttgaaagagagaGCTTTATTAAGGATTAACAGGAGTGTTTACATCATGAACAACGAACTGCTCGATATAAGCCGGCACTCGCTCTCTCCAAACAGCGCTATGACGAAGACGTTTTGCCATCTGCGCAAGCTCATGGGCAACACAATTCTGCTCTCTCCCTATCTGCAGGAACTGGATAATGGGCAGCTTACAAGCTTCTGCTAATGCCTCGTGGGTTGGCGTGTcattgcttcttcttctttgtttgCCTCTGTCATCCAGCAGTTATCGTGGCACCGCCACCTTTTCCTTGTTCATATCTACAACCGACCAACCGCTTTTCTATGTctggattttttttgaaaggaaccAGCAAGAGTTTTACCGTTTTTGTATTAATATAAGAGATACTTTTCTATGTCAGGATGATGTGTCATACCATTATCTCCCTTGTACTCTTCTGCTATTACATAGCACCCACCTAATAGATGTGCCACCGCCTCGATCTAACGTTTGGCAAGGCTCTATTGTCTTTACTCGCTGATGAAGTGCATCGCCTCTTTTAGTTTTCGTGTCTTTACCTTAGAGGTGTAAATTGGTGACATTAAGTGCATATTCaactctctttagttcaaaattttgtacgtACTATTGTTTCATAATAAGATCCGATTTTggagaagtagtacaaaattttgaactagagaGGACCGCAGGTGCACCTAAATAGTGGCGAAGCTAGCAGTGGGTCacggggggcttgagcccccctacCACCACAGAAGCCACGGAGCCCCCCCTAGAGCCCCTCCATGGATTTTAGATGCAAGATACAAGTGTAGGGGAGGCTGGATGGAGGTTGAAGACGACATGGCGTTGGGCTGCTCACGAAGCCACGAGTTGGGCCTTTAAATGTTATATGGCAGCCCACCAAAATCTGAAGCCCAAGACGCCAAGGCCCAATTGCACAAATAGTCAACCACTCAACCCTATCCCCGAGCTCCATTATCCCAATCCATCCATCGTCCATCGGCATCAGGGGCTCCTgcccaggggcggcggcggcgcacctcaCGTGAGCGCGACTAGGGGCTCGGGCCTCGGGGCGACGGCAGTCGGCAGTCGGCACGACCAGGGGCTCGGGCCATCTTGACTGAGCTAAATCATTGGTTTAGTAAAACTAGTTCAGAGTTATTAGTATGTATGGCTTGTTTTAACCCAAAGAAGTCATTCTCTAATTTTGATGTGGATAAACTTGTGGGACTTGCTGAAATCTATGTTGAGGATTTTGATATTGGTGAACTTACTGTTTTGCCAACTGAACTTAAATCCTTCGTCAACCGTGTTAGAAGAACTACAGGTTTCCTTGGatgtaatgaacttgaaaaagTTGCTGAAATTATGGTCAAGACTAATATGAACACATCTTATCGATTGGTTTATCGACTCATTGAGCTAACCTTGATACTACCGGTGGCAACAGCTTCAGTTGAGAGGATATTTTCAGCCATGTCCattataaagacagatttgcgtAGTAAAATGGGTGATGAATGGCTCAATGACTTGATGATTTGCTATAATGAGAAGGAGATATTTAGAAAGATTGGTAATGAGCAGATCAAAAAGATATTTGAAGAGATGAAAAATAGTCGTATGTTATTGCCTAAAAAATTGATGATAAGCTCtgttctattctaaatcataatttgAAGGTTCATATATGTTTGACTAATCAATTATGTTTATTTATGCAGATTGCTTCTTCAGATGAATAATGGGTGTCACTGTCACGCGCGGCGTctattagttttgtaatttggCTTTTCGGTATGGATAAACCGCATcctttatttttcatgatttattttatgattttcatTGTCCATCGATGTTTTAATATAAGACTACTTCAAACTATTATATTTGTCTTTTCTGAGATGTCGTAGTAGTGTTATGTCTTTTGTAGCGTTTTTTTCTTAGCCCCTCCTAAATTTTttcctggcttcgcccctgcacCTAAAGATCTAAAGAGGACCGCAGGTGCACGTAAAGATCACTAATTGACATCCCTACTTTACCTTACCTTTCACTGCACGTTGGAAACAAGACCCAAAGATGTGAAAAATGATTTATTACATACAAGCATCTTGATTGCTATCATATAGAAAAGCCACCGTCTATTTCGATCGCCACGTGCTTACGTCACCTAGTACCAGACACTATTTGACTTCAAACACAAGATTTAATGTTATGGAAATAATTTGTTACATACATTCATCTTTTGATTGCTATGCTACCATGTAGAGTATATCCTTTCAAGTAGAGTATATCCAAACacttcaaaataaattttgcaTGCTGCAACATATGAACTCAGCATCACTACAGAGTACCACCCCAACTACCCCGTTAGTTGTTGGAGATGGGATACCCTTATGCATGCAGCAGACATGGAAGCCTGCATTAAATAAAGATTTTCTTATGGGCAAAGTAATGGATGAGCATATCTACAATTTTGCGTACAGGCCCTTGTAGATCAGCGAAACCACCGGCCTAGTCCCCGCCCCGGGTCTTTAAATGCGGGGTCACGCATGGAGGCCGGAGCACAGAGCGCCACGAGGCGAGCAGTTGAGTGTTCCCTAGAGTCCCcgtctctccgccgccgcctgcaaccGCTTCACGTGCCCTAATCCATCTCAGCTCCCCTTTCCGACCCCAAATGGAGCCCAAGAAGACCTCCGCCCAGCACCAACCGCACGCCATGGAGCCCAAAAAGTCCTCTCCCCGCCGCACCGGCGCCGCCAACGACGCCGAGTCCCCGTTGAGCAGCTTGTTCTATCCGCCGGCGCCTGGGGTACGTTTCCTGATGTGTGATGTCCATCTCCTGTTCGATGTTATGCCTCCGTGTGAGGTTCGCGCTCGACgtggattttttttctctttaacTTTATTGTTTACGACGATGCAGATGGGTTCCTTCGCGTGCAGGCGCGTTACTAGTTATATATACCTTAATTTCCCCTTTCCATTTTTGTTAAGCTCACAAAGGTTTGATGCGTTTTGGATGTGGATACGCCCCTTTTCTATGAGGACGTGCTACTCGTAATATTTTCCGAAAACACGATTTTAGAGGATTATTTAAGCGTTCTGATATGGATACGTAATTTCCCTATAAaagttgatatatatatatatagttgccAAGCATTTGTTTGTCGTTGGTATGCAGTAGTAAAATTCTTTCTTGCCTTTTCCTTTCGTTTTCAAGGCAAATGGGAAGGATCAGGACTTGTACAGCATTCTCTACAAAGGTCAGAGCGGCAGCGCACATCCTGGCATGACAGGTACTTATGGAATTACTCAGTCTCATCTTATTTCTGCTATCCTATATGCTATTAGGAGGAAACTGTTGTGTTAATAAAACTGAAAAAAAGGACTTTGCATCGAGAGAATAATTCCATTCCCATACGAATCTTGACAATCATTAGGATAATTTCCATTTGCATAGATGATAGATGCACGAGTGCAGTGTGCATATGACTACATGGGTTTGTCGAGTCAGAAATACTTTTGACCTCTAACTCTGCTTTCCATGACTTTCGACTCTTTACTACCTGCTGGGTTGATCATCTTACTTAACTTGGAAGCACTGATGTATGATACAACTGCAAATGAACTGAAAAACGATCAATTTGATTTCCAGATGGTAAAACCCAATGGGCTCCATCCAGAAGTCGTTCCACCTGCACCAAGGATAGTAAACATTCACCGCCCCAAGATTCAGTTGATACATCTTGTTTTGGATCATCTGTGCATTATGGTGGTCGAGACTATTTCTACGGCAGCTCTACAACCAAGCAAGGGACAGAATCCTCCACTAATGTAAGAAATACTATACCCAGAAATCGAACTCGTTGTTGTAATTCGTAGTTACATCACAGTTTTTTAGAACATTATGAATTATTCTGCACTCCTGTAAGACTTTGAATTTAATGTGTGTGTTTTGCAGTACAAGGCGGACAAGAAGGATCCAACAGCAGATTCTCATGGCGACTGGTGGCAAGGTATAATATTTATTGTAATAATAATGTAATATTGAGACAGATCATGACTAAGCTTCTGAGTTTTaactttgatttttcttttgtgGGGCTTACAGGCTCATTCTACTACTAGGTGAATCTGGTGGCCTCCCCCTTGGAGATCAAGGTAAATGGGTGGATCCTTTTACTGTTTAGCTATAATGTTTGGTGCTCTATTCAATTTACATTTTTGTACCAATGAATATCCTTTTCAAATCCCATAGTAACATCAGCAGCTGATAGTTCGTAGATAGCCATGTTGACTTGTCTCATGTGTAATCTTAATTCATTACATACAAGGGAACATATGCTCTCTTTTTTCCCCCCCAAAAGTCAGAACATATAGGTCTAGCGTGACCGCAAGTTTCTCGAAGGTTTTCTATGCGAGGAAACCGAGTTTCTATTGATTTCTGATAATCTGAAGTGATAAGTGTCCGGATAACTTTGCCTAAAAGGGATGGCCAAAAAATACCACTCATATGAGGAAATGCTATTTTATTAGTACATCCTGAATGATTCAGAGTTCAACGTTTAGTCTATGTCTACCTTTCCTGTTTGCAGTATTAACCTATGAAAAGAAAacttatttatttgtttgtgcGTCTTGTACTGTCATCAAAGTTTGGTAGATAATTAATTTTCTGCAGAACTAGAGCCAGATTGATGTGCAATGATGTACTTGTGGAGACAGGCCAAGGTCATTGGGTGGGAAAACGGCTAACTGTCTTGGAGTGAAAACTTCAGTTAACATCTAGCTTTACATCGTTTTCATACAGATGTAAGCCAATACTTAGTTATGTTGTTTTCAGTATTATTTTAGGCTGATGGTTAGTTACATCGTTTTCAGTATGGCTACATAGGTTAGCATTGTGTCATATAAATCCACTTAGAATTAGAATGCAATCAAGGAAAACATGCTTGCCTATCAAGCACATTGATGTGACGTTTCATTACTATTGGAACCTCAGGGAAACCCACGATATATGTCTCCACTTTTTAGTTCCATGTAAAGAAACAAGctattttaactttaactatatTGAACTACACTACTTGGCTGCTGTTCCATTCCATCATTTGCTTCTTCAGAATACATATTATCTATAAGAACTTGATGGTTGTATAGGAACAAGTATGTGGTAAACTCCTGCTGTCCTGATAAAGTTCGGGATCATGAAAAATCAATTTATCAACCGTGTAAAACATAGACATGCTTATTTTGTCAACAGTTCCCATATGAGAAGCAGTGTTTTATTACAATTTCAAGGGTTCATGATAAAATTGAATGTAGAGATAGGAGCCTAGCTTTTATATGTAAATGATTCTCTGCCTGTTGTTATGCGACGTTTTGATGAATCTTTATTGACAGCATCATGTTATTAATAGTTTTGATTCTGTGTGGCAGGAACTAAAAGGGGGAGGCAGTGAAGCTCGGTTTCCTTGACAGTTGGTGGTATCATCTGTTACTCTGCGTCAATAGTGGACCCGCTTTCGTCCAATGGTGGTGCCAGTATTTAGAAGCATCACCACAACTGGACAGATTTAGTGTGTGTCTTTCATAGTCGCAGCTTTAGATGTGCAATGTAATGAAGTAGCAAAGTGTGAGTTAGGTTGCATAAAAGGGTCCTGTCCATATCCAATCTGCCAGTAATATCGGTGGTTTGGTATCTGACTCCCTAGAGTCAAATGTATGTACAATTGGATCGTcgccccaaagcaaaagataaaATGCTGGAGAAGCGGCGATCACTTCATTGTACACCTTTACCAGCTGGAATTTGACAGAAGTTGGAAACTGTTCTTGTCGCTACATCTTCGCAGTATTATTGACTTCAGAAAAAAGTAGTTTATTCCAAAGCAAAGTTGAGGCATTGTTACAGCCACATTATTCAGGGATATTTTGAAAGTCCCACAAGACAGAGATCGCAGCATATTGGACATTCAGAGTTTGGAGCCCTTCAGGTGCCGGCGCCATCACTTtgttcctcatcatcatcatcacctctcATGGCAGGGTATATGCTGCACAGTGAAAAAGCAGACAGTGAGCGAAACAGAATAAAGCAAGCGATGTTGATGCAGTGCGTTGATCTTTCAGTGGAAACGTCTGAGCATCGCAGGGGTTGCTTACGGCCGCATTTGTAGCCAACGGGGCGGTTGGCGATGGCGCAGCGCTTGGGGATGGTCATGGCCACGGCGGGCTTGACGCCGGCCTTCCGCGCCGTGCCGGACAGCATGACGGCGCAGAGGCACTTGGGGTTGCGCCCGATGGCGCGCACCTGCGCGCAGCAGGACGGCGGCACCGCGGCCCGCGGGTtctgcgtcgccgccgcgcacggggCCAGCTTGAGTGCCACCTGGTCCACGGGCGTGCGGCCGCACTCTCCCGCGCCGTGCGCCGTCTCCATCCCCGCCAGGCCGGCCACCAGGAGCATCGCGATGACGCAGATGCACCTCGTCGCCTGGAGCTCCATTGCTTTGATCATGCCTCTGCCTGGTAGCGCACTTGACAACACTCTGCTGCCTTCACTACACTGCACTGAGATGAACTCTGATGATCTTCTCGGCATCAGGGAGATGGGGGTATAAATACAGCCCAGGCGCCTCGAGCGTGAACGGAGGCCATCATTGTTGGGTTGAGGTTTTGCTCGGCTCATGGTGTGAAACGGCAGGAGTGGACGCTGCACTAGGCGTCGTGTTTGCGCGGCGTGCGCCGAGCTCTCCGTTTTCGGGAGCATTACCTACTGCATTCCACTATGGTAAGGCAGGCTTAACGACCATACAATGATACAACTCTCGTTGCAGTCGCTGAACATCTGCCACGTAAATGGCCTGCGATCGAAGTTTCGGCTCCTTTGTCTGCTCACAATCATTACGGGCGTGCCGGCGGCCTGACTTTAGGATTGGAAGGCGGGCCGGAGTTCTTGAGGACGCGAGAACAGAGTCGCACAGCCTTTTACAGTGTACTCCGAAACCTGAATCACAGAGCTGTAAGAACTTGGAGCAGCTAGAGCTTCAGATTTAACAAATTTCCCCAATCATATCTTTCTTGATTTCAACAGTACAAATTCAACAAATTTAAATCAGATTGAAGCTCATCGTGCAGAGTACAACACCCGTCTATGCTACCAGTTGAGTAAATCAGGCTGTCAGCAAACAGCAGTGCACACACCTTGTCATCAGCAGATCAGAAATGCAGTATGCCAGTAAAAACTTAGCTACACACACAAATGAAATTTACACACAAAGACAAGTCCTCTTGGCGAGTTCGTGAACTATCTGCCTAGATCTACAGCTCTGTAGTTGTCGAGACATCGATCATCATACCACCGCTGCTAATTATCATCCCCTTCACTTCTGTACCGATGTGATCTGTCAAGGCTTTCTTTGCGCCAACGCTCCTGCTATGCTGAGACCGTCTGCCTGGAGTCAGTGACATCCTCTCTTTCTTGGACGGGCTGGCCAGTTGCGCCGGCGAGAAGCTGGGCGTGGCATACGCGGTCATGAATGGTGTGCCTGAGGCAGGCACTGGGAAGGATGGAACTGCAGTCTGGCCGCAAGCAATCTTGCAGTCTGCATCAGCTGTTGCCGAGAACTGTTCGGCGTGTCTGTTCAGCTCGTCGATGTTCAGGAGATCGTCGATGCGGGTGACGATGTTTGAGGCCAAACTTTCTAGCACCCTTGAATAACTCTCCAGGATTGATTTGCCCACATCCTGATAATTGTTGACCATCAGGAGTGACATCAGTTACTGACTTGACAATGGCTAAAATAAAGGGAGAAACAGATAGAGAGATAATTTAGAAACCTTGTTATACTGAATCTTGCTCATGTCCAAACTTGTCTGTGTCAGTCCAGGAAACCTTTGCTTCAAGCATATTAGCAGACCCTCTGCTCGTTCAGCAAGCAGCTCCCTCTTCTCTGTGTCTACCATCATATCCTTCACCATGCCCCAAGATGATCTAGCACTGCTGCTACGGCCCAAGCCATTTACTGGTTTTGCAGCAACCCTCCGGCGCCACACGTAGACTGACGCCTCAACACGGTTAGCGATTTCCAGGGCCTGGTACTCCGTGGACAGGTCTAGGCAGTCAAGAAGGCACTCAGGGGAGAACTGATCAGACGTTATGTAGCGGTATAAGATGTCCCCTAAGGTTGCCCTTCCATTCTGAAATCCAATATTGCAGCAACATGTTCAGAGTTGGGACCAATACATGCAGTGGAAATAGCACATGACATGTGTTTTGATCAGGGAAGAAGGCATGGTATACCTTCGGTAGGGAGTCGAGGTACGATTCAGGGACCTCCATCTCAGCTAAAGAATTGCTGTTGATTGCCATGGCAGCCTTCAAGATTTGATTTGCACAATCACGTTTGTGCTGGAGCTGCTTCCTTGTTTTGTCGTGAAGGCCTCCAGGAGGGACACGAGGCACCGGTAGCCACCATTTCTCATCACGGCGGTGGAAAGCTGCCCTGAAGGAGGCAGAGCCATCGCAATCCGGTGCGGCAATACCTTGCTCAACATACCAGAACTCTGGATCTCTGAAGCTTTCCAGGATTTCCTGTCAGAAGATCCTGCTGTGAGATAACCGATTTCTTTTTCAATCAACAAATGTCCTGAATTCTCAGTTCAGAGAAACTCACAAGGAGCATATGATCGAGCTTCCTAAGGGCTGGCAGATTGATGTATAAATCTGACCGTGGTCTACTTGTCATAATCTGAAATACAGCATTCGGAAAATTTGTGCAATCAGTTATTGAGTGGCAGAGACATGCAATATGCTAGTTGGTACGTCATGATTTACATGATTGCATCACAGTTTGGTGTGTAATGCATACAGTAAGTAATGAGTACAGGCATTGCAGCCACCTTCTTCGTGACACTCATTGATAGCTTTTAGTTGGAAATTTACATGCTGCAGAAACAAAAATCATTCATTATTTCTGTCTGCCGTATGAAATTTCTTATGTCTATTCAAAAAATTAGGCATGCATTTGTACTGACGAGCGCACTCGTCTTACTAGCTCATCAATTTCTATAGCTAAAAACACCTTCCAGACAACCTTTTGCTCCCAATTTTTTTCCGTTTTGGCATGAGAACGAAATCAAGTTAGTACTTGGTACCGAATCCGGGGTAGCTAAGACCATGTTTTATATGTCATTTTCTAGTGGTGCATATGCGACTAAAGCGCCATTATAAACAGCTCTAGTACACTTATCGCTTCTATCAAAAACCCAGCCGTTGTACTTGCTGTTGAACAACCACGATGTTAGTACCCTTTTTCAGAAAATATGAATTATATTTTGTAACCACTTTGGTGGTGCGGTGCTCAATTATCAACTGTGATATAATAATGTGCACTCACCGTACAAAGCAAGAAATTTGAATTTCCAACTTGCACTGTCCGTATCGGATCCGTACGCTTAGATGGGAAAAAAACGCGTGGTAGTCGATGCAAATTTGAGCTCTCGGTGTGCTACAGCCTACTGCTACAATGTCAAGGAAGGAAAATGGAGTGATGTTGCAGGCGAGGCGAGGTAGTACCTCGAGCCTGGTTCCATCGGGGAATGACTGCCACGTGGGGACCAGCTCGACGATGTGGTCGCTGACGCAGAGCAGCCAGTCCATCTCTCGCCGCCACATGGCCTTCTTCTCCGGCGGGAGCGGCTCCAGCCTCCAGAGCTGCCCGAAGATGGTGGCTGCGAAACGCGAGAGGCGCCGGTTAGTTAGGAATTTAACACAAGCCCACTCCAAGCAACGGCGACGGTTCCTCACCGCAGAGGTTGGTGATGGCGTTGGAGATGGCGAGCGCCGTGCAGACGCCCTTGCCGCTCCCGGACATGTCCTCGCCGAGCAGCAGCTTCGCGAACCGCTCCTTCATCATCTCCATCTCTGCCAGTCGTCGAGACACAACGCGGGGCGCGCATCAGGCGAATTCGCCACCGAGAATCGGAGACGGCTGCAGGCAACGAGAGGGCGGCGGTCGGTCGGTCACCTGACGGCGCTCGGCGCTTGTgcttgtgctgctgctgctgctgcttggccACGTCGGCGTCGGAGGCGCAGCAGGCCTGCTTCttcctcggcgccggcggcggcacgggcggcCACTCGTCGGTGGAGGCGGCGTCGGAGCTGGAGCTGCTCCCGTCGGCGGAGTCCGTGAACGCCGCCTTGCTCCGGGCCTCCCTGTCCTCCTCATCCCCGGCCGCGCTCCCCATCCTATCGAGAGCTCAGGATTGTCGCGGAGCAAGTGTCAAGCACCAACACGTGCCCGTACGCGCGCCGTCGTGCACCGTGCTTgctgcagtgcagtgcagtgcaggcGCTGCTCCCGTTCCTCGGCCGGCCCCCCGAGCGAGCGGCGCCGCGTGCGAAGGACGAGGCGCGCGCGAGCTGGTGTGCGATTCGAGcgggtggagtggagtggagtggcTTGTCCGGGCTCCTCTTGGCGTCTCGGTACGGGGACGGGGCGGGGGCTTAAAAAAGTGTGGCTGGTCGAGGGGGAAGAGTGACTGACCGTTGGCTGGCTGGGCTTCCTTTTCAGCGGGGAGAGAAGTCAGAAGAGACGCCCAAGATGGAACTGAACGGgcggggcggcagcggcagccggcAACGGTTACTGCTGGCCCACCGGGCGGGAGCGAGGCGCGGGAATAATGGAGCGGCCGGATCGGCGTGAGGCGAGGCCGTGCCGACGTGAGGGCCGGCGCGCTCCCCTCGCTTACGCAGGCACGCGG
This genomic interval carries:
- the LOC120672719 gene encoding uncharacterized protein LOC120672719 produces the protein MEPKKTSAQHQPHAMEPKKSSPRRTGAANDAESPLSSLFYPPAPGANGKDQDLYSILYKGQSGSAHPGMTDGKTQWAPSRSRSTCTKDSKHSPPQDSVDTSCFGSSVHYGGRDYFYGSSTTKQGTESSTNYKADKKDPTADSHGDWWQGSFYY
- the LOC120672718 gene encoding uncharacterized protein LOC120672718: MPRRSSEFISVQCSEGSRVLSSALPGRGMIKAMELQATRCICVIAMLLVAGLAGMETAHGAGECGRTPVDQVALKLAPCAAATQNPRAAVPPSCCAQVRAIGRNPKCLCAVMLSGTARKAGVKPAVAMTIPKRCAIANRPVGYKCGPYTLP
- the LOC120672717 gene encoding rop guanine nucleotide exchange factor 7-like; the protein is MGSAAGDEEDREARSKAAFTDSADGSSSSSDAASTDEWPPVPPPAPRKKQACCASDADVAKQQQQQHKHKRRAPSEMEMMKERFAKLLLGEDMSGSGKGVCTALAISNAITNLCATIFGQLWRLEPLPPEKKAMWRREMDWLLCVSDHIVELVPTWQSFPDGTRLEIMTSRPRSDLYINLPALRKLDHMLLEILESFRDPEFWYVEQGIAAPDCDGSASFRAAFHRRDEKWWLPVPRVPPGGLHDKTRKQLQHKRDCANQILKAAMAINSNSLAEMEVPESYLDSLPKNGRATLGDILYRYITSDQFSPECLLDCLDLSTEYQALEIANRVEASVYVWRRRVAAKPVNGLGRSSSARSSWGMVKDMMVDTEKRELLAERAEGLLICLKQRFPGLTQTSLDMSKIQYNKDVGKSILESYSRVLESLASNIVTRIDDLLNIDELNRHAEQFSATADADCKIACGQTAVPSFPVPASGTPFMTAYATPSFSPAQLASPSKKERMSLTPGRRSQHSRSVGAKKALTDHIGTEVKGMIISSGGMMIDVSTTTEL